Proteins encoded by one window of Musa acuminata AAA Group cultivar baxijiao chromosome BXJ2-9, Cavendish_Baxijiao_AAA, whole genome shotgun sequence:
- the LOC103998859 gene encoding NAC domain-containing protein 43 gives MSIPVNGHSGVPPGFRFHPTEEELLNFYLRKKVACEKIDLDVIRDVDLNKLEPWDIQEKCRIGSTPQNDWYFFSHKDKKYPTGTRTNRATAVGFWKATGRDKVICSSIKRIGMRKTLVFYKGRAPHGQKSDWIMHEYRLDDRSDMSYPPNPACLMEEATNQEDGWVICRVFKKKNHHHQKSVESATNCSSSSLSADAKTEWLHPNSDGMLGQILQYMGRSCKEERQDLNSEKLMRLPPLHSPTLPWFPENYTNQQLDHPSGYQTSYVPDAIHALAGTESSINSWAALDGLLASELDGQAEALKPLPCFDDPSLGVCSPATLFTPDIHRNRDRDDGDDDLWSLARPATKHISHVPY, from the exons ATGAGCATCCCAGTGAATGGCCACTCGGGCGTGCCGCCGGGCTTCCGCTTCCACCCAACCGAGGAGGAGCTCCTAAACTTCTACCTGAGAAAGAAGGTGGCGTGTGAGAAGATCGACCTCGACGTCATCCGCGACGTCGACCTCAACAAGCTCGAGCCATGGGACATCCAAG AGAAGTGCAGGATTGGGTCGACGCCGCAGAACGACTGGTACTTCTTCAGCCACAAGGACAAGAAGTACCCCACGGGCACTCGCACCAACCGTGCGACGGCGGTCGGGTTCTGGAAGGCCACTGGCCGGGACAAGGTCATCTGTTCCAGCATCAAGCGGATTGGGATGAGGAAGACGCTGGTGTTCTACAAAGGCCGCGCCCCTCACGGCCAGAAGTCAGATTGGATCATGCATGAGTACAGGCTCGACGATCGCTCCGACATGAGCTACCCACCCAAC CCTGCTTGCTTGATGGAAGAAGCTACAAACCAAGAAGATGGTTGGGTGATCTGCcgagtgttcaagaagaagaaccATCATCATCAAAAGAGCGTGGAAAGCGCCACcaactgctcttcttcttctctctccgcCGATGCCAAGACAGAGTGGCTGCACCCAAACAGCGACGGCATGTTGGGCCAAATCCTCCAATACATGGGAAGATCTTGCAAGGAAGAGAGACAAGATCTCAACAGTGAGAAGTTGATGAGGCTTCCACCACTCCATAGCCCGACCCTTCCATGGTTTCCGGAGAACTACACCAACCAACAACTCGATCATCCATCCGGGTATCAGACGAGCTACGTACCGGACGCGATCCATGCCCTCGCGGGCACCGAGTCAAGCATCAACAGCTGGGCCGCGCTCGATGGGCTTCTCGCGTCGGAGCTGGACGGCCAGGCGGAGGCGCTGAAGCCACTCCCCTGCTTCGATGACCCAAGCTTGGGTGTCTGCTCGCCTGCAACACTGTTCACCCCGGACATCCATCGCAATCGCGACAGGGACGACGGCGACGACGATCTGTGGAGCTTGGCGAGGCCAGCAACGAAGCACATCAGCCACGTTCCATACTAA